TGGAATTATTAATGCCTGTTTTAAGAAACATTTTAGATAAGAGGATTATTAAAAAAACACTTTTGATATTTAATTTAAAAAGCAAATGAAAACACATTAATAATTTATTTGAATTTTATATTGCTGATTATATTGCCATCTATTTGAATGTTAATTTTATGTCTATATACTAGCTTTTTTTTAATTTCAAATAGGAAATATTGAGTAATGATTTACGGCATTTTATTAATTATCTTAGGACTTTTAGCAAGCCCTTTACTTGTTTTATCGAAAAAGCCTAATGCAAAAGAGTTATTAGATAAAGTTGCTCCTTATCAGGGCTTTATTGGCGTTATTTTCTTAATTTGGGGTGTTTGGGGGATTATCGCTTCTGTGCTCTCTATCAACTTTTTAGCACATGCTCCGATTTGGTGGATTACAGGATTAGCCGTTGCCATTTTAGAGGCTTTGTTAGGGTTCATTATGGGCTATGGTTTAGTGACAAAGTATGTTTTAAACAAAAATGAAGCAGCAAAAGCAAAAGGCGAAGCGGTATTAGCTAAAATTGCACCATTATAAGGTACGTTAGGAATTATCGCCATTTGCCTTGGTATCTGGTCTATTGTGACGGTGTTTTTATTTGCCGTATCTGCTTAATGTTTCCTTTAGTAGTAACATTACTATTTTAGTGATGAAAGCGCTCTTAATAATAGGAGCGCTTTTATTTTATGAGGGAAGAGGGAAGTCGCAAATGACTTTTCAAAATTACAATTTAAGATCGATCTTGAGTATGGCTGGATCATTGAGCAGGAATGCCGCCATTTGTGTCGCTTGTCCTTTTAGCATCTCAACACCTTTTACAATCGGCATCCCTTTCTCTTGTGCCTTTTTTAGTAAAAGCGTGACATCAGGTCTCATAATTACTTCTGTAATCCAAGTCTCTTGATCTAAATGATCGAGAGAAAACGGTATCATCTCTTCCATACCAATCATACCTACAGGCGTTGCATTAATACAGACCGTCATATCGGTAGGTTGATCATCTCCTAAGGTTAATGTTGCATTAGGATAGGTTTTTTGAAGGTCATCAATTAATAATTGTGCTTGCTCTAGGGGCTTATTATAAATCGTCAGATTTGTAACACCTTGATGGAGTAGATTAAAGGCAATAGCTCTACCAGCACCCCCAGCACCAACTTGATAAACTCTAGAAGTTTGATCAAGAGGGACATTATTGCGAAGAAGGCCTAAAACAAATCCAGAGCCATCAAAAGTATCGCCAATCACCTCTTTTTGATCATTAAAACGGATAGCATTCACCGTGCCAATTTCAAGGACATTAGGAGCTAACTGATCACACATTTTCATAATAGGAATCTTGTGCGGAATTGTGATGACAGCACCTTCAAAATTTTTAATATGTTTACTCACATTCAAAAGTTGCTCTAAATGATCGCTATCGACTTCAAAAGGAACACATACGGCATCAATTTTCAGCTGCTTAAAAATACGGTTCATAAATTGTGGGGTTTGAACTTGTTTAACAGGATCTGCAAAAATACCAAAGAGCCTTGTTTCACCAGAAATTTGAAATTCACTCATAGTTTACTCCTACAATTTAGTGTTGTGGTGTAAGAAGTGTAGGGTATAAAGTAAGTTTTTGAGAAAAATGAGGATGAAAACTTCTCTTAGATTGCTAAGCATTAATTATTTATAGTTTATGAGTATTGAAAAATAGCGTACCATTCAAGAATCGATGAGATGGATATCTCATTTTTATTTTTATTATTTCAGAGAATATACAGTGCCTAATCAAAAGTTTTCAACCCTCTCTCTTCCTAAAACACAGCTCTTAAATCTAGAAGAATTAGGTTATACCTCAATGACGCCAATTCAAGAAAAGGCATTGCCGATTATCTTAAAAGGGCGTGATCTATTGGGGCAAGCGCAAACCGGAAGCGGTAAAACAGCTGCTTTTGGTATTGGGCTTTTAGAGCAGATTGATGTTAGGCAATTTACAACGCAAAGTTTAATCATCTGCCCGACAAGAGAGCTTGCAGATCAGGTAAGTAAAGAGCTTCGAAGATTAGGACGATATATCCCTAATTTAAAAATCTCAACAGTTTGTGGGGGAACACCCATTAAACGTCAAATTCATGCGATGGGACAACATGCGCCTCATATCGCGGTTGGTACCCCTGGAAGATTATTAGATCATTTAGAGCGCCGTACTTTGGATTTAGCAGATGTTAAAGTTCTAGTCTTAGATGAAGCGGATCGTATGCTTGATATGGGTTTTTTGGATGAAGTAGAAGAGATTATTCAATACACGCCACAAAGACGCCAAACACTACTGTTTTCGGCAACTTATCCTCAAGATATTCAAGCGATTAGCCGTAAAATCCAATATAAACCAGAGATGGTTGTGGTAGAAGCAACGGTTACTGAAGCTCCTAAAATTGAGCAATCTGTTGTAATTTTAGAAGATGGACGTGATAAATCGGATGCAACTTTGAATCTTTTGTATCAGTATGCGCCAGAATCAACGGTTGTTTTTTGTAATACCATTGCCTCAACTATTGAGCTTGCTGAGTTCTTACAAGATCATAATATCGATAGCTTAGCGCTTCATGGGGATTTAGACCAGCGTGAACGTGATCAGGTATTACTACGTTTTAGCAATCATAGTTGCCGGGTATTAGTTGCAACGGATGTAGCAGCAAGAGGACTTGATATTGAGGATCTTTCAATGGTGGTAAACTATGATATTCCCTTTGATGCAGAAGTATATGTCCATAGAATTGGTAGAACAGGACGAGCAGGAAAAACAGGAATTGCGGTCAGTTTAAGCCTTGCGGGAAAGGGGCATCGTTTAGAAGATATCAAAGCCTATACCGAGCAAGAGATGATAGAGATTCCTTTTTCAAAATTGGTAGAAACTTCGCCGATTTCGTTGATTGCACCGATGCTTACGATTGAAATTAATGAAGGCAAAAAATCAAAGATTAGTGCCGGCGATATTTTAGGGGCATTAACTTCTAGAGGTGGTATTCAAGGGGCTGATGTTGGGAAAATCACTATTTTTCCTATGCAATCTTATGTGGCAGTTAAGCGGGAGTGTGCGGAAAAAGCAGTGGATCAAATTTGGAACACCACCTTAAAAGGGCTTCGTTGCCGAGCAAGGATTGTTAAAGGTGAATAATTTAACAATAGAGTGCTGATGATTTAAAAAAGTGAGGCAATCATGTTTGTTCTGTTATATGTGGTGTTTTATCCCATTGTCCTTTTGATCGCTATGATGTTTAGAGACGACCATGGTTCTATTGGAGATTATCTAGTGGGACCTTACTTTTCAGCATTTTTGTGGACTTTTGTGCCGGCAATTCTTTTCTCAATCATTATTGATGTTTATAAAAAGGCTAAAAAAGAGCAAGCAGAAGAGATAGCTAACGAAACATCTAAGTCGACAAAGATTCCGAAGGATGAAGATTGATAGTGTCTCAAAGATTTTGACATCGCTCAAAACTTTGATTCTTTTTAAGAATTGAAAGGTTACGAAAGAATCTTGAGTCCTCTTATTTATGGGGGAAATTTATCTATTAAGATTCACGACCTTTGTCACAACTTGTGGGATTGTCCAAAATCCGCCTGCCATGCCTCGGCAACTACCTGAATATCCACCTTCTGTTTGCACTAATGTCTGCCCATTCCAAGCATAGGCATGAAAACTCCAACAATCTCCAAGTCCACGGCCTTTGTGAGAAGAGAAGATCTCTCCATGTTCATAATCTTGTCCAATGATTGGCTGACTCCGCATTTTAAGATCTCGATCGATAACATAGTAGGCAGAACCATAGTTATAAGCTGCAAGATAGCATTGATGAGTGACTAAAACGTGATCTTTATCGAGTCCGTAAAGAATGATCTCCATTTGCTCTAACTCTGAATCATCATTTGTCCAACAGATATTTTCATCACTTTCTACAAATAAAGATTTAGCAATGGTTCTAATTTCAGGTAGGTGCTTATTAAAATAGGTGAGATCTTCCTCTTTTTCTGTAAGAAGGGGAATGGTGATGGAAGGAATCTGGATTGGTTTTAAGATATTATCTTCAGGAAGATCTCCTTTTTGAATTAAGGCGCTAGAGGTCCCAATACGTTTTTGAAATTCATCCATCTTTAATAGTATCTCTAAAAGCCCAGCGCCCGGAATCTTGATATTTTCAATGGTATCAAGATTCTTAAAGTTTACCTCGACTACTATATTTTCCAGTGTCTTTGGGGACTGTAGTATTCCGGCAAGTTGAGTGCGCGTTAAAGTAAATTGATCATCCATGGGGTTTTCTAAATCACCATAGTTTTCTTGATTTAAAAGTAGTGAGAAATTTTTCGGAAGATCCCTATCTGTTGCCATATTTAGCTGTATAAATCCCTGCACTTCACTATTAGCACCAGCAGCTCTTTCAAGTAGTATTGATGCGCCTAAAACAAAATTGCTCTCTTCCCATGTTTGGTAGCCATGAGCACGGCAAGTGCCGGTATTATCACAATCTAAAAGCCAATCATCTACCTTTTCACTTAAGTAGGGAGCGCTATGAGCAAGATTTGATAGAGCCATAGTAAAAGTACTAAATAGACTTAGTAGTATCCATTTTTTATGTAAGCTCATTTTTCTTTTTTTTGGCATGGGAATCTCTATTAATAGTGGTGTGTCTATATTATTTTATCTATTGAATAAACGTGCAAGAATCTTGTGATGAGTTGTTTCGTATGATTGAAGGATTTATTGAAAGGGTAATAGCTATGATTAGTAACGATGAATAATAACGGTGATCAACAGTTATATCTACCGATTTCAAAGAAGATGGCTTTAAATGAATTTTCAAAAAAACAAAAAATACGCTAGGGAATTACTATATCATCTAGCGTATCTTTAATTTTTTGTCTCTGATTTCAATTTCTTAAATTTAAGACACAGTGCTTATCTTGGTACTGGCGCAAAGGGATCAATGGCTTTACTTTGATAACTTGGGAGTTTGGAAGCTTTTTCCATTATTTCAATATATTTTGCAACCTTTGAAGGAAGCTCGATCCCTTTAATTGCCGTGATATGACGTAGCATGGGATAGAGTAAAATATCATCTAGGGCAAATGTTTGGCGCTTGACACGATCAAGGTCGATGATTGTTTCAAGTTTAAGGAGGGCATTATGACCTTCTTGCATGAGGCGAGTCGCTTCTTTATGGAGCTGATTAAAATCATCTACTCTAGGTTCATGGATCGCCCGATAAGCTTCTCTTGCTTCTAAGGAGGCAAGTTCAGGAAGATCCATTTGATAGTAAAGGGGTGTAGTGAGACGATCAAAAATATCATCAGAATTGTTAATCCAGTTGGCGATTCTTGGGTCTTGCTCCGGCAGTAAGATCGATTCTCCAATCTCTTCATCGAGATACTTAACGATATCTAGGCTTTCCACCATATATTGATGAGGGGCATATTCTAAAATAGGCATTAAATCATTCCCCGTCATTTTTGTTGGGGTTTCAGAATCATCTTGTTGAATATAGTGTAATTCAAATGGAAGATCTTTTAAGCCAAGTATCACACGAACACGAGCGCAAAATGGGCAGTGATCTAGTAAATATAATTTCATAATTATCTCCTTAGTAGAAATTAGTGGAGAGCTATCTATAAAATAGTTTTAGCTCAGCCACAAATGATAGGAAAATGAAGAAAGACGAGGTTAAATACTGATAAGAGATTGCAAGTGCTGATGATAATCTTCAGCGCTTTGCTCAATTTCTTGCTTAGAGAGTTCTTTCATTGCTGCATTAGGCTCTGTTCCAAACAGGAAAAAAGGTTTTAAATAGCGTGATTTAATATAGTTTACGGTCATCTCAAAAGGTCTTAGTACCTCTTCAATCGTGTGAAGATAACGTCCCGTTGGTTGATAGTCCTCTTTCCAAATTCCAACAGCAACAGCAAGTGAGAACGATTTATTGATTAAGGCATTCCCCGAAGAGCCGTAAGCCCAGCCATAGGTCAGCACTAAATCTTGCCATTTTTTAAGAAGGGGCGGTGAGCTAAACCAAAAGAGAGGGAATTGAAAGACAATATGGTCATGGTCTTCTACTAATTTTTGCTCAGCCTCAACATCGATATTTTTATCAGGATAGACTTCGTAAAGATCATGAATGGTATATTGTTCAGGGTGTGATTTGAGTTTTTCTAGCCATGCTTTATTGACAACAGAACGTTCAAGATTTGGGTGCGCTATAATAACGAGAGTTTTTTTCATTTGATATTTCCTTATAATAATGAAGCATTTAGAAAATAAATTCTTCAAGTTGAATTTATTGTAAGAGAGTCGATATCAAAAAAAAAGTACGGTAAATGAGGTTATATACTAACCCAAAGGAGAGTGTAAAATGATTGAGTCGCCGTGTATAGCTGGGGATACACCAATTTCAGAAACAGGAATTGGTTATACTTTATCCTTAATTAATGGTCGATATAAGATTATGATCCTCTATTGGTTGAGTGTGAATTCTGTTATGCGCTTTAATCAGCTAAAGCGTCATATTGAGAAAATATCCTTTAAAACCTTGAGTAATACGCTTAAAGAATTAGAACGTGATGAGCTAGTCATTCGTAAAGAGTATCCGCAAATTCCCCCCAAAGTAGAGTACCGTTTATCGATGCGAGGACGATCGTTGTTACCGATTATCGATGCGATGTGCGAATGGGGGGAGAATAATCGTTAAATGGACTCTTAAAATAGAGTGTTTTTTCAAAACAGGTTGTTATAACTCATAATGGCTGTTTGTAAGTGTGCTACGGTGGCTGAAGGGTAAGTTAGTTAGTACCTGTGGATTTGTTTATAGACAATAGATTTTAAGGGAAGTGTATCAATAGTTATGAAGAGATTTCATCTACTTGGGATATTTTTGATTGCGGCAACCTTGTTAGGAGGATTGTTTTTTTATGGGGATCGTTTTACACATGATGATCCTGAAGAGATGGGATTTTATTCGATCGAAAATGGAGTTATTCATTATTGGGGAAGTCCGGTTTCAGGAGCTGATGCTCGCTCTTTTAAAATTCTTGATGCCGCTTATGCCAAAGATAATCATCAAGTTTACTATTTCGGGGAACCGATGAGTAAAATCGTTGATGCGAAGAGTTTTAAACCTTTAAATGCATGGTATGCCAAGGATAAGAACTATTACTATGTATATGGTGATTTTTTAAAAGAGATAGACACTGCAACTTTTAAGATTATCAATGGGCCTTTTGCAGAAGATAAAAATGGGCAATATTATGTAGGAAGTAAGGTTGAGAATGCCGATTTTCACTTTTTAGAGAAGCTCAGCTTTATCCTTGATCATGAGTACTTATCGCAATTTAAAGTTGGCGGAGATTTGCCATGGGATGGTTCTTCTCAAACGCAGCAATATTGGCGGGATAATCATCAAGTCTATTATGAGTCAGAATCAGCTATGAATGGGCACGATCTATCCATTATAAAAGATGCAGACCTTGAAACGATCAAGATGCTCAATCGATACTATGCCGTGGATAAAGATCATCTTTATACCTATGGTTCTAAGGAGATAAATAATCTATCGTTTGATTATATGACGATTGAGCCTTTGCAATATGGCTCTGGTTACTTACGAGATAAAGATAAAGTATTTGGTTTTACTCGTGAGGGGATAATGGAGATTGAAGGTGCTGATGCTCAAACATTTCAATATTTTGATAATACTCCTTATGCAAAAGATAAAAATCAAATCTATCTTATTTCTAAACCGTTTTTAGCAGTAGATTATGAGACATTTCATACCGCAGAATATAACTTAAAAGGCACAATGATTACCATATTAGGGAAGGATAAAAATGGCTATTATATGGAAGCGCAAGAAGTAGAATGTCCTTCAGATGAATTTCTGTTTTCTTGGGATGAGATTTAATATAGTCGATTCGGTTTAAGAAATACTATCTTAAAAGTAAAATAGCACGGCTTGAGTCAAATCAGCTTGCCCGATGCATGGTAGAACGATTATTGCGCGTCCCATAATCGATGTGCCGGTAATCTGATTTAGCTATTTTTAAATCGATTTTACTATAACCTGCTTATTTTTTAAGAAAGCACTTAAAGTAAAAAGAGATTTTTTATATTATTTGTTTCTAATCAGCATCCTCTAATCTATTTCTATAGTTGCTATTCCATAATCTCGTAAATGTGTCATATTGATCTGTAATCTCACTGAAGAGTTTGATTAATCGATAGTCCTTTTGATTTTAGGGGTAAGTAATATGGTTGCAACTTCATCTCGTGGCTTTAAAAGTCATTTAATTTGGGTCGTTGTTGCTGTTTTAGGGGCGCTTTGCCTTGGCTATGTGGCATTAAATCGTGGAGAGACGATTAATGCGATGTGGGTTTTAACAGCTTCAATCTGTGTTTATTTAATTGGGTATCGCTACTATTCACTTTATATCGCAAAACGTGTTTTAAAGGTGGATAGTACTCGTTTAACACCTGCTTTTAAGCATAATGATGGGCTTGATTACGTCCCCACACGTAAATCGATTCTTTTTGGGCATCACTTTGCGGCAATTGCTGGGGCTGGACCTTTGGTTGGTCCTGTATTAGCCGCGCAAATGGGATATCTTCCAGGAATGCTCTGGATTTTAGCGGGAGTTATTTTTGCCGGAGCGGTTCAAGACTTTATGGTGCTATTTGTCTCTACGCGCCGTGATGGGAAATCTTTAGGGGAGCTTATTAAGAGTGAGATGGGCTCTATTCCCGGTATTATTGCTTTAATTGCTTGTTTTATGATTATGATTATTATCCTAGCAGTCCTTGCGATGATCGTAGTAAAAGCACTTGAGCATAGCCCGTGGGGGACGTTTGCTGTGGCATTTACGATACCCTTAGCCGTTTTTATGGGTGTTTATATGCGCTATATCCGCCCAGGGCGTGTATTAGAGATCTCCGTTATAGGATTTGTGCTTTTAATTTTAGGGATTGTGTTTGGGAAGGATATTGCAGATTCAACAATTGGCGTGTGGTTTGATTTTTCAGGAAAAGGATTAACATTAGCGCTGGTTATCTATGGGTTTATTGCGGCTGTTTTACCGGTATGGTTACTGCTCGCTCCTCGTGATTATCTCTCAACTTTCTTAAAAATAGGCGCTATTATCGCCTTAGCTATCGGGATTGTGATAGTAATGCCTGAGCTTAAAATGCCGGCATTAACGCAGTTTGCAGAAAGAGGAAATAATGGTCCTGTGTGGTCTGGGGATCTTTTTCCATTCCTCTTTATTACGATTGCCTGTGGTGCTGTATCAGGATTCCATGCTTTAATCGCTTCAGGAACAACACCAAAAATGCTCGAAAATGAAGATCAAGCACCGCTTATCGGTTATGGTGGAATGTTGATGGAATCATTTGTGGCGATCATGGCATTAATCTGTGCATCGATTATCGATCCTGGTATCTATTTTGCGATGAATAGTCCGATGGCATTTTTAAACCCCTCAGGTTTAGAAGATACGGTTTTAGCCGCTGCGACAACGGTTAGTAATCTTGGCTTTCAAATCACCCCAGAGGATTTAAGACAACTTGCCATTGCCGTCGATGAACCTAGTATTATCTCTAGAACAGGGGGCGCACCAACGCTAGCGATTGGAATGGCAACCATTTTACATGGCGCCTTAGGTGGCCTTGTGAAGATGGACTTTTGGTATCACTTTGCAATTTTGTTTGAGGCGCTCTTTATTTTAACGGCAGTTGATGCCGGAACGCGCTCTGCTCGTTATATGTTCCAAGGGATTTTAGCGGTTATTAATCCTAAATGGGGTAGAACGGATTTACTTGCTGTAAACCTTGTTGCAACAGGCGTTGTCGTTGCTGCTTGGGGATACTTCCTCTATCAAGGAGTTGTAGATCCATTAGGTGGCATTAATACATTGTGGCCACTTTTTGGAATTGCGAACCAGATGCTTGCAGCGATCGCTCTAATGCTCTGCGCAGCAGTTCTTTATAAGATGAAGCAGCAACGTTATGTCTGGGTTGCAATCTTCCCAACGGCGTGGCTCTTAATCTGTACGATGACAGCTGGCTGGCAGAAGGTCTTTTCAGCAGATCCAGCGGTTGGTTTTTTTGCAAAAGCAGCGCAGCTTAAGGGACAGTTTATTGAGCAACCATTTGTCTCTAATGCAATTTTTAGTAGCGTTGATAAAGTAGAGCAAGTCATTTTTAATAATCAAGTCAATGGTATATTAACGCTCTTTTTTATGTTAGTTGTGGTGTTACTTGCAATCTACTCATTTAAAACAGCATTAGGCGGCTTAAGAAGTGCTAAGCCAACCGCAAATGAAACACCTTATGAACCATTTCCAGAGGCAGTATCTAAAGTTCAATAAGTTGAGTATAAAATAGCGATTGAAATGGTTCGATGAGGTCGTTATGTCAATGAATATAGGGTTCTCTTGTCAAAATCTGTGAGATGATGGCAAGAGACTCTCTATTTTAATTAGGATGATGAGTAATAGCTACTGATGAAAGGAGAACATCATGTTTAAGAAAATTGCAAAAGCAGGGAAGTACCTA
The nucleotide sequence above comes from Ignatzschineria rhizosphaerae. Encoded proteins:
- a CDS encoding shikimate dehydrogenase family protein — translated: MSEFQISGETRLFGIFADPVKQVQTPQFMNRIFKQLKIDAVCVPFEVDSDHLEQLLNVSKHIKNFEGAVITIPHKIPIMKMCDQLAPNVLEIGTVNAIRFNDQKEVIGDTFDGSGFVLGLLRNNVPLDQTSRVYQVGAGGAGRAIAFNLLHQGVTNLTIYNKPLEQAQLLIDDLQKTYPNATLTLGDDQPTDMTVCINATPVGMIGMEEMIPFSLDHLDQETWITEVIMRPDVTLLLKKAQEKGMPIVKGVEMLKGQATQMAAFLLNDPAILKIDLKL
- the dbpA gene encoding ATP-dependent RNA helicase DbpA, whose translation is MPNQKFSTLSLPKTQLLNLEELGYTSMTPIQEKALPIILKGRDLLGQAQTGSGKTAAFGIGLLEQIDVRQFTTQSLIICPTRELADQVSKELRRLGRYIPNLKISTVCGGTPIKRQIHAMGQHAPHIAVGTPGRLLDHLERRTLDLADVKVLVLDEADRMLDMGFLDEVEEIIQYTPQRRQTLLFSATYPQDIQAISRKIQYKPEMVVVEATVTEAPKIEQSVVILEDGRDKSDATLNLLYQYAPESTVVFCNTIASTIELAEFLQDHNIDSLALHGDLDQRERDQVLLRFSNHSCRVLVATDVAARGLDIEDLSMVVNYDIPFDAEVYVHRIGRTGRAGKTGIAVSLSLAGKGHRLEDIKAYTEQEMIEIPFSKLVETSPISLIAPMLTIEINEGKKSKISAGDILGALTSRGGIQGADVGKITIFPMQSYVAVKRECAEKAVDQIWNTTLKGLRCRARIVKGE
- a CDS encoding DUF1176 domain-containing protein, yielding MPKKRKMSLHKKWILLSLFSTFTMALSNLAHSAPYLSEKVDDWLLDCDNTGTCRAHGYQTWEESNFVLGASILLERAAGANSEVQGFIQLNMATDRDLPKNFSLLLNQENYGDLENPMDDQFTLTRTQLAGILQSPKTLENIVVEVNFKNLDTIENIKIPGAGLLEILLKMDEFQKRIGTSSALIQKGDLPEDNILKPIQIPSITIPLLTEKEEDLTYFNKHLPEIRTIAKSLFVESDENICWTNDDSELEQMEIILYGLDKDHVLVTHQCYLAAYNYGSAYYVIDRDLKMRSQPIIGQDYEHGEIFSSHKGRGLGDCWSFHAYAWNGQTLVQTEGGYSGSCRGMAGGFWTIPQVVTKVVNLNR
- the grxB gene encoding glutaredoxin 2 encodes the protein MKLYLLDHCPFCARVRVILGLKDLPFELHYIQQDDSETPTKMTGNDLMPILEYAPHQYMVESLDIVKYLDEEIGESILLPEQDPRIANWINNSDDIFDRLTTPLYYQMDLPELASLEAREAYRAIHEPRVDDFNQLHKEATRLMQEGHNALLKLETIIDLDRVKRQTFALDDILLYPMLRHITAIKGIELPSKVAKYIEIMEKASKLPSYQSKAIDPFAPVPR
- a CDS encoding NAD(P)H-dependent oxidoreductase, with translation MKKTLVIIAHPNLERSVVNKAWLEKLKSHPEQYTIHDLYEVYPDKNIDVEAEQKLVEDHDHIVFQFPLFWFSSPPLLKKWQDLVLTYGWAYGSSGNALINKSFSLAVAVGIWKEDYQPTGRYLHTIEEVLRPFEMTVNYIKSRYLKPFFLFGTEPNAAMKELSKQEIEQSAEDYHQHLQSLISI
- a CDS encoding winged helix-turn-helix transcriptional regulator, encoding MIESPCIAGDTPISETGIGYTLSLINGRYKIMILYWLSVNSVMRFNQLKRHIEKISFKTLSNTLKELERDELVIRKEYPQIPPKVEYRLSMRGRSLLPIIDAMCEWGENNR
- a CDS encoding DKNYY domain-containing protein, which gives rise to MKRFHLLGIFLIAATLLGGLFFYGDRFTHDDPEEMGFYSIENGVIHYWGSPVSGADARSFKILDAAYAKDNHQVYYFGEPMSKIVDAKSFKPLNAWYAKDKNYYYVYGDFLKEIDTATFKIINGPFAEDKNGQYYVGSKVENADFHFLEKLSFILDHEYLSQFKVGGDLPWDGSSQTQQYWRDNHQVYYESESAMNGHDLSIIKDADLETIKMLNRYYAVDKDHLYTYGSKEINNLSFDYMTIEPLQYGSGYLRDKDKVFGFTREGIMEIEGADAQTFQYFDNTPYAKDKNQIYLISKPFLAVDYETFHTAEYNLKGTMITILGKDKNGYYMEAQEVECPSDEFLFSWDEI
- the cstA gene encoding pyruvate/proton symporter CstA; its protein translation is MVATSSRGFKSHLIWVVVAVLGALCLGYVALNRGETINAMWVLTASICVYLIGYRYYSLYIAKRVLKVDSTRLTPAFKHNDGLDYVPTRKSILFGHHFAAIAGAGPLVGPVLAAQMGYLPGMLWILAGVIFAGAVQDFMVLFVSTRRDGKSLGELIKSEMGSIPGIIALIACFMIMIIILAVLAMIVVKALEHSPWGTFAVAFTIPLAVFMGVYMRYIRPGRVLEISVIGFVLLILGIVFGKDIADSTIGVWFDFSGKGLTLALVIYGFIAAVLPVWLLLAPRDYLSTFLKIGAIIALAIGIVIVMPELKMPALTQFAERGNNGPVWSGDLFPFLFITIACGAVSGFHALIASGTTPKMLENEDQAPLIGYGGMLMESFVAIMALICASIIDPGIYFAMNSPMAFLNPSGLEDTVLAAATTVSNLGFQITPEDLRQLAIAVDEPSIISRTGGAPTLAIGMATILHGALGGLVKMDFWYHFAILFEALFILTAVDAGTRSARYMFQGILAVINPKWGRTDLLAVNLVATGVVVAAWGYFLYQGVVDPLGGINTLWPLFGIANQMLAAIALMLCAAVLYKMKQQRYVWVAIFPTAWLLICTMTAGWQKVFSADPAVGFFAKAAQLKGQFIEQPFVSNAIFSSVDKVEQVIFNNQVNGILTLFFMLVVVLLAIYSFKTALGGLRSAKPTANETPYEPFPEAVSKVQ